GCCTTTTTTAGCAAATGTGGGTTTTCGATGAAGACGTTGGAATGAACCAGCGAGAAATAACATATGTGCCCGGATTATACAAAATCTTCGATGAAATCCTGGGTGagtgttttattttggtaattTAAAGTTCATAAAGTGTCAATGATTACAACTTGTTTGTTGACTTTGCAGTTATGCAGTTGAACGGTCCGAAGGGGCCTGTGTGTGAAATTGGCAATTGGCTCCTGCTTTATGAGCCTGCTCCTGTGTGCTGTTTTGGCAGCTGCTCCACAGTCATTTGAATAGAGAGCTGTCTCACTGTAGTCTTATGGGATGTGACTGGATCTGATTAATACTAGCATCCCTGCCTCTGGCAGGGCCTGCGAAATGTATTGTTGTTACAATATCATTATGCTACTTACCTGCCTTGTTCATACTTGACAAAGGACTCTACAAAACAACAACTCATTGGGTTGGCCCCTTGCCAATGCCAAAAATATAATGGGCCAAGATGTTAGTGTCAATATAGACACAAAAGACACATTTATGTCCGACATACCTCTGGGATATCTTTGCGTTCTTATTGCAGTAATATAATAATTGGTATATTCACACCAAGTCCATGTAATTACAGAGGAGATGACCCTAAACTCATAGTCGATCCACACAGGGTCTGTTCACAACCAAAACAGAAAGCCACTACTGACAGGCTCAAACTAGACCATCAACAACTGATCCTGATTACGTTTCCTGTTAGCACACACTTTCTTATTCTGACATTGCTGTTTTTTCTCCCCCACAGTGAACGCGGCAGACAACAAACAGCGGGACAAGAACATGTCCGCCATAAAGATTACAATCGATCCGTAAGTTGCGGGGGTGTGTGGAAGGCTTAGTAAAGATACCGGGGACATacagaggagaaacagagagagagggagagagaaatagagaaagatagaaagtgAGCAGACTGTTAGgaagatggagggtgaggacactgtgcgtgagagagagggggggagagagagggggagagagagggggggggagagagagggggagagagagggggagagagagggggagagagagggggggagagagagagggggagagagaggggggggagagagagggggaggagacaggccGTGGAGAGCTGATGGGTCTCGGAGGGCTTTAATGAGGCTGCTCTGGAATGCAGTCCTCGTTCCACACGCTGTTCACCTACGCTGGCTGCATCCCCAGCCGCCTGCTAAAGCCGCCCCAGCGTCCTTCACAGGCTTCTCTGCGGGAGGCCTGCTCCGACTTGCTGTCGCTCTGCACGGCCTGTGACATCACTGAGCCCCACCTCCCCAAGGGCTGCCATTAACAGGGCCGCCTATGAATACGAAAGACCGTCTCCACAGATGAACTCATCAGAAGTTCGGCATATTTGTTGTTCGCATTTTAATTATAGTCCTGCCATCGCGATATTGCAGTGTCTACGCGACGCATGTGGTGTCGCGGTAAAATTGCGGGCGGTTCTTTCGATTGTGAGTGAAGTGGAGGCGAAGTTCAttcacatccatccatcctactGTTCCCCTTGTCCTCCGCAGTGAGTCCAACACCATCTCCATCTGGAACAATGGGAAAGGAATCCCCGTGGTGGAACACAAGGACGAGAAGATGTACGTCCCCGCTCTCATCTTCggacacctcctcacctccagcaaCTACGACGACGAGGAGAAGAAGGTCACAGGTCAGCCAAACCAGAAGCCATATTCCACTAAATGATATTGAGTGGTCTGGTTGATGGTTTTCCTTGAAGGAAGGATCGTATTCTACTGCATGTCActgttttgaaaccaaaataacAGCCACTCAAACTCGACCCATCGTGATTTGGCTTTCAGGTGGGAGGAACGGGTATGGTGCTAAACTCTGCAACATCTTCAGCACAAAGTTTTCAGTGGAAACCGCCTGTAAAGAGTACAGACACAGCTTCAAGCAGGTACACATACACCTAGCACATGTTCCAGTATCTGATCTCAATCAGTGACTCTTTGACATGCTTTGTAGTGTTTTCAAACAGCTTAGCATCAGTTGCTGTCTTGTAGGGTCATTTGTGAAGTGTAGGAGCCAGGTAAGTAGCGTATTGATTATCACAGTCGGGTGTGGTCTCTGTCGTGTCCTGGCCAGAAACGATCTCCTCTGGGCATGTTGTCTATTTCTGTGACCTGTCATTAATCACTCCCAATCTCCCAAATGTTCATGTGATCATTTCCCTCTTACATCCGAGAGTTAATCTAATTGTCCTAGCATTCCCCAGATGCTGAGTGTGTCATGGTTAcataaacactctctctctctctctctctctctctctctctctctctctctctctctctctctctctctctctttctctctctctttctctctctctctctctccaccagacTTGGCAGAACAACATGACCAAGACAGCCGACCCCAAAATCAAGTTCTTTGACGGGGAGGATTTCACTTGCGTCACGTTCCAGCCGGACCTGTCCAAATTTAAGATGGACAAGCTGGACAAAGACATAGTGGCCCTGGTCACCCGGAGGGCCTACGACATCGCCGGCTCCTGCAAGGGGGTCAAGGTCATGCTCAATGGGAAGAAACTGCCTGTAAGTGTAACCCCCCACCCCGCGCCCCCGGTCACTCGTAGTCACAGGTTTGCCCGCCGTCCGCTAACTGGGCCCTGCGGTGTCTCCCAGGTGACGGGGTTCCGCAGCTACGTGGACCTGTATGTGAAGGACAAGCTGGATGAGACGGGCGTGGCCCTGAAGGTGGTGAACGAGGCTGTGAACGAGCGCTGGGAGGTGTGTCTCACCATGAGCGAGAAGGGCTTCCAGCAAATCAGCTTCGTCAACAGCATCGCCACCACAAAGGTAGGTAGACACACTGGCCAGGAAACCCTTCCTGCATGTGCAAATGCACACGTTTTCTGAGGTACAATGGTTGTCACTTCATTGGTCGAATCGTTTGTGTCCTCATGTAATCTTGGGTTTCTTCAGGGTGGCCGGCACATTGACTATGTGGTGGACCAAATCGTTGCCAAGCTGATTGAAGTGGTGAAGAAAAAGAACAAAGCTGGAGTTACGGTGAAACCCTTCCAGGTGAAGCCTCTCCTCTAGCATGTGATGGAAACCTTGTCCTCTAGCATTGTATATTTCTTACACTGCAAGAACTGTTTGATTGCGTTCTTTTGTCAGTGCGGTACTCACTCCCGTTTGGTCCCCTCCAGGTGAAGAACCACATCTGGGTGTTTGTGAACGCGCTGATCGAGAACCCCACCTTTGACTCCCAGACCAAGGAGAACATGACCCTGCAGACCAAGAGCTTTGGCTCCAAATGTCCCCTGTCCGACAAGTTCATTAGGGCGGTAAGGCTATCCTCCGCCACAGACCTTCACAACTTTCTTTACTTCAGCTGTTAATTATTTAACCTGACCCGAACAACGAATGGAGTGTCTTCATGTTTCCTCCAGGCTACCAACTGTGGAATAGTGGAGAGTATCCTGAACTGGGTGAAGTTTAAGGCCCAGACTCAACTGAACAAGAAGTGCTCCTCTGTGAAGCACAGCAAGATCAAAGGAATCCCCAAACTGGATGACGCCAATGATGCTGGTAAGTAATACTGAATTTCTCCTTTAAACAATCCAATGAGTGTTAGTTTGAGGTCTGATTTGGCCTTTTTTCTCCCTGGTTATTTCATCAATAAAGTAAGGTCCTGTGGACAAACATTGCGGGGGGAGAAGCTACGGTGTGGTAAGCTTCCAAATAGTGAAatctgaaagtgtgtgtttgtggcccaGGTGGTAAACACTCGTCTGAGTGCACGCTGATCCTGACAGAGGGGGACTCAGCCAAGTCTCTGGCCGTCTCGGGCCTGGGCGTGATTGGACGAGACCGCTACGGAGTCTTCCCCCTCAGAGGAAAGATCTTGAACGTCCGAGAGGCCACTCACAAGCAGGTGtgctaccaccaccaccccaccagcATGTCCCCCCACAACACCAGCATATTGAATGCATACAGTGTCCACAGTGTGGCAGTGCTGTCAAGAAAGCTGTGCAAGTTAGATGGCACAGTCTTATTGATGTGACAAGTTATGCTTTACTAGGGTAAAGAAGGACATAtacctcagccccccccccccatccactaAGAAGCCATCCTCTAATCTGATATTTGGCCCTCTATTCCCAGATCATGGAGAACGCTGAGATCAACAACATCATCAAGATCGTGGGGCTCCAGTACAAGAAGAGTTACGAAGACCCCGAGTCCCTGAGGACGCTACGCTACGGCAAGATCATGATCATGACCGATCAGGTCCAGCACCCCATCACTTCAacactcctcttctccttttcacTTCCTCAGTCTGTCGTCCAGAAGGATCATGTTGTTTCCTTTGACCCCTCCTGACAGGATCAAGACGGCTCCCATATCAAAGGGCTGCTGATCAACTTCTTCCACCACAACTGGCCGTCTCTGCTGAAGCACACCTTCTTGGAGGAGTTCATCACGCCCATCGTCAAGGTAACACCCAATCACGGACACGGTCACTGGTTTCCTCCAAGACGCGCGTCATTCTTTAAGGGCGTCTTTGGGCTTGTCTCGAGGTTTCCGCTAATTCTTTTTTCCCATGCAGGTGAACAAGAATAAGCAAGAGTTCGCCTTCTACAGTATTCCTGAGTTTGATGAGTggaagaaacagacagacaatttCAAAACCTGGCATATAAAGTACTACAAAGGTTAGTTCCCCGCCCGTACAGGAAACTTTCAAACCTGTGTTCTCACCAGGCAGCCGACCCTTAGCTATTAGTGGGTTTTCGATGTGTACCTCCTAAAGCGTTTCCTCTTGTGCTCCAGGTTTGGGTACAAGCACGAGCAAGGAGGCCAAAGAGTACTTTGCAGACATGGAGAAGCATCGGATCATGTTCCGATACATGGGGAACGAGGACGATGCTGCCATCACGCTGGTGAGAgacctccctctcactccacaACATCCAAAcctgtgtgtccatgtctgGGGCCATGGTTTAGGGTAGATGAGCCCGACACGTCCGGCTCCCCTGACCTGTGTTGTCTCCCGCGGCTCCCCACAGGCCTTCAGTAAGAAGAAGACGGACGACAGGAAGGAGTGGCTGACCAACTTCATGGAGGACAGGCGTCAGAGGAGGATGCACGGCCTACCTgaggtggggctggggtggaTGACACAAGGCTGATGGTGTTTGTGTTGAGATGCTTCTGTCGAGATGTTCCTGTGCCGTCTTGGCTGTGGGGACTTTCTTAGACCACACATTCAGGGCTTTGGAGAGGGGCCTTTTCCTTTCGATCCGCTTGCATTTGATGACGCGTGTAGCGTTCCCCAGATACGAGCGTTGGGATGTTAATCACCCAAATAACAATCCAATCGCCCCAGTTATGTTGACGTTTTCTTACCACCGTGCTGTTTGTTGTTGCTATATAGCAGACACGTTTGTCCCATGTGAGTCTGTTCAGACAAAACACTGATAAAAACAACTAGGAGCGGTGTCTGAttcaagttatgttttttttttaatctttattCCAGCAATACCTCTATGGGACCCAAACAAAGCACCTATCCTACAATGACTTCATCAACAAAGAGCTGATCCTCTTCTCCAACTCCGACAACGAGAGATCCATCCCGTCCTTAGTTGACGGTGCGtatcctcctccagctcccaggaCGCCTCGCTGCTCTTTGTAGTGTTTGTTCTGCTTGTTTGTTGAGACGTGCCTTTGAAGTGTAAtaggaaacaaacacaaaaaaaaaatatggaaAAACCTAGCGTACTGAACTCTCGACTATACCCTTGATGTCCatggttcgtgtgtgtgtgtacaatatgtgtgtgtgtgtgtgctgcggtCCACCGTTGATGCTGTCCCATGTATGAACCGTGCATGTGTTGGTGTACGTGCAGGGCTGAAGCCGGGCCAGAGGAAGGTGCTGTTCACCTGCCTGAAGAGGAACGACAAGAGGGAGGTGAAGGTGGCCCAGCTGGCCGGCTCCGTGGCCGAGATGTCTGCCTACCACCACGGAGAGGTACTGTCACCTTCCACACGCTCCCCTCCTCAGTCCTGGCTGGCGTGGGAGCGGACAGCGCCCCGTGTGGGTGTTGACTGTGGGGAGGCCTCAAAGTTCTCCACGGACCTCATGATATCCCCCCTTGTGCATGTGGTTGTTGTCCAATCAGCAAGCCCTGATGATGACCATCGTGAACTTGGCGCAGAACTTCGTGGGCAGCAACAACGCCAACATCCTGCAGCCTCTGGGCCAGTTTGGGACCCGCATCAACGGGGGCAAGGACGCTGCCAGCCCTCGTTACATCTTCACCATGCTCAGGTGAGGTCACTGTTAGATTCATGTGTGGGGAAGTTTTGACGTTTtgatgttcttttttttttctttttttttttctgctttATATACCCATTTATATCCTTAtctatctcttttttttcttgtttttctctgtttctccttcagTCCCTTGGCCAAGCTGCTGTTCCCGCCTCTGGACTCCAGCCTGCTGAAGTTCCTGTACGATGACAACCAGAAGGTGGAGCCAGAGTGGTACATTCCCATCATCCCCATGGTGCTGGTGAACGGAGCCGAGGGCATCGGGACAGGCTGGGCCTGCAAGATCCCAAACTACGACGTGCGCGAGATCGTCAACAACATCTACCGCATGCTCAGCCACCAGGACCCCCTGCCAATGGTACACATCATCCATCAACACGTGTTTGGATGAAAAGACCCATGAAATACAGTCATCTGCGTTGACGAATCTGTAGGAACCTCCACCTCACTCCCTCTAATTGTCTCTGTTCTCATGAAGCTCCCTAGCTATAAGAACTTCAAAGGCGTTATTCACGAGTTGGGCCAGAACCAGTTCATGGTCAGCGGGGAGGTGTCGGTCCTGGACAAGAACACCATCGAGATCACCGAGCTCCCAGTACGCACCTGGACACAGGTAGGCTGACCGTATGATAGCCCGCCACCTTTCACTGCAGATAACATGCATTcgggtttttgttgttgttgccgtCTTATCAACCGTATTCACCCttaacctctccctcctccaatcGTGACCCTGCGTCTCCAGGCCTACAAGGAGTCTGTCCTGGAGCCCATGCTGCAGGGCACAGAGAAGACCCCTGCCCTCATCAACGACTACAAGGAGTACCACACCGACTCCACCGTCAAGTTTGTGGTGCGCATGTCTGAGGAGAAGCTGGCCCAGGCAGAGGCTGCCGGCCTCCACAAGGTCTTCAAGCTGCAGTCCAGCCTCACCTGCAACTCCATGGCACgtacctcctccagctccacaccTCAGTGTCCTCCcagctgctgtgctgtgcttcGGTCTGCAGAGTGTAGTCGGCCTATCTATTGATACCAGTGTAGTGCCAGGTGCATAATGCAGCTCAGTATGGCAGCATATAGATAGGATTTCTCGCAAACTGCTATGAAGTTGTTtggatgcacgcacacactgccaCAACCAGCAATGCACCTGGCCCATCTTCATacgctgctctgctgctctgctctcaaGATAatcaagacacagacacacacacagagattatTATTGTTCAATTTCAGCCTGACTTTGTGAAAATACTTATGGGCATGTTTTAAGTGGAGTGCAGATGTAGACATTCCTAATGAAGACTATTATTTTCCCTGTAGGTGTTGTTCGACCACATGGGCTGTCTGAAGAGGTACGACTCGGTCCAGGACATTCTGAAGGAGTTCTTTGAGCTCCGGCTGCAGTACTACAGACTCAGAAAAGACTGGCTGGTGGGCAGCCTCGGGGCCGAAGCAGCCAAACTGTCCAATCAGGCGCGATTCGTTCTGGAGAAGATTGAAGGAAGGATTTCAATTGGTGAGGACaatgtcagggctgtgtgtcaATGACAGCTGAGCTTTTCCAAGATGTGTCCCGAGATGATTGGCGTGGAAAATGTTAACGTTTTGTGTACCCGCAGAGAACAAGTCGAAACGAGAGCTGATCAGAATGCTTGTTCAGAAGGGCTACGAGTCGGACCCGGTGGTTGCCTGGACTAAGGCCCAGGAAAAGGTGCTTCTACAGGGGGAGGGTACAATGTCCAAGGGGGATCCAGCAGATATGAAACATTGATATACATTGAAACATACATCCCCAGTATCTGATGAACACCTAAGGGGTttacccctctgcctctccagtCCAGTATTCAGCCAAGTGATTAGTAGAGACGGCACGACTATCCTGTGTTCTGAttggaccctgtgtgtgttctgcctgtgtgtgcgtgtcaggcgCTGGAAGAGGACGAGCGCGATGGGAACGAC
This genomic window from Hypomesus transpacificus isolate Combined female chromosome 4, fHypTra1, whole genome shotgun sequence contains:
- the top2b gene encoding DNA topoisomerase 2-beta isoform X2, with protein sequence MSNGAAGSGGLTWVNNAAKKEEANGRGEGGKSESSKKDSSKKISVERVYQKKTQLEHILLRPDTYIGSVEPVTQQMWVFDEDVGMNQREITYVPGLYKIFDEILVNAADNKQRDKNMSAIKITIDPESNTISIWNNGKGIPVVEHKDEKMYVPALIFGHLLTSSNYDDEEKKVTGGRNGYGAKLCNIFSTKFSVETACKEYRHSFKQTWQNNMTKTADPKIKFFDGEDFTCVTFQPDLSKFKMDKLDKDIVALVTRRAYDIAGSCKGVKVMLNGKKLPVTGFRSYVDLYVKDKLDETGVALKVVNEAVNERWEVCLTMSEKGFQQISFVNSIATTKGGRHIDYVVDQIVAKLIEVVKKKNKAGVTVKPFQVKNHIWVFVNALIENPTFDSQTKENMTLQTKSFGSKCPLSDKFIRAATNCGIVESILNWVKFKAQTQLNKKCSSVKHSKIKGIPKLDDANDAGGKHSSECTLILTEGDSAKSLAVSGLGVIGRDRYGVFPLRGKILNVREATHKQIMENAEINNIIKIVGLQYKKSYEDPESLRTLRYGKIMIMTDQDQDGSHIKGLLINFFHHNWPSLLKHTFLEEFITPIVKVNKNKQEFAFYSIPEFDEWKKQTDNFKTWHIKYYKGLGTSTSKEAKEYFADMEKHRIMFRYMGNEDDAAITLAFSKKKTDDRKEWLTNFMEDRRQRRMHGLPEQYLYGTQTKHLSYNDFINKELILFSNSDNERSIPSLVDGLKPGQRKVLFTCLKRNDKREVKVAQLAGSVAEMSAYHHGEQALMMTIVNLAQNFVGSNNANILQPLGQFGTRINGGKDAASPRYIFTMLSPLAKLLFPPLDSSLLKFLYDDNQKVEPEWYIPIIPMVLVNGAEGIGTGWACKIPNYDVREIVNNIYRMLSHQDPLPMLPSYKNFKGVIHELGQNQFMVSGEVSVLDKNTIEITELPVRTWTQAYKESVLEPMLQGTEKTPALINDYKEYHTDSTVKFVVRMSEEKLAQAEAAGLHKVFKLQSSLTCNSMVLFDHMGCLKRYDSVQDILKEFFELRLQYYRLRKDWLVGSLGAEAAKLSNQARFVLEKIEGRISIENKSKRELIRMLVQKGYESDPVVAWTKAQEKALEEDERDGNDSDASVDSGSTSGPNFNYILNMPLWCLSKEKVDELLKQRDHKKSELGDLQRKSPDDLWKGDLAVFVEELERVEAQEREDQSTGKGVKLVKGKVGKPKVKKMHLEETLPSPYGRRVEPTITQAMKAEACKKMTNRKKKGDSDLVVKMEFDDETAGLGAEGGTGENSLNSTSGSTKPKVPRVKKEREKKEPGAPRAPRKPATPKGTPAKKVKKRNPWSEDESKSDSDIEDSEPVVIPRDTKSQRASAAKPKYTFDFSEEEDEDADENGEDEAASSPVQSFKDSFAASEGTKRRYDDEDEDEEEDVYPPPKQSTTTSISAAKKNKEADVFSSKTAFSEKSNDSDGPKFDSDEDADGPIFSSYSSSSAFDKPAPAKKAKKPSEAAPKPRKAPAPKAKKPDKSVWDSDSDTGSKKQSAPALKGKGRGRKRKPSGSGEDDYSPMKKAGKAPTSKVSKSKKAAPTRPAVSDEEDVDSFSLSDAASRDRSGRAKKEVKYFAESGDEDEDQYDMFD
- the top2b gene encoding DNA topoisomerase 2-beta isoform X1 → MSNGAAGSGGLTWVTLFEKNNAAKKEEANGRGEGGKSESSKKDSSKKISVERVYQKKTQLEHILLRPDTYIGSVEPVTQQMWVFDEDVGMNQREITYVPGLYKIFDEILVNAADNKQRDKNMSAIKITIDPESNTISIWNNGKGIPVVEHKDEKMYVPALIFGHLLTSSNYDDEEKKVTGGRNGYGAKLCNIFSTKFSVETACKEYRHSFKQTWQNNMTKTADPKIKFFDGEDFTCVTFQPDLSKFKMDKLDKDIVALVTRRAYDIAGSCKGVKVMLNGKKLPVTGFRSYVDLYVKDKLDETGVALKVVNEAVNERWEVCLTMSEKGFQQISFVNSIATTKGGRHIDYVVDQIVAKLIEVVKKKNKAGVTVKPFQVKNHIWVFVNALIENPTFDSQTKENMTLQTKSFGSKCPLSDKFIRAATNCGIVESILNWVKFKAQTQLNKKCSSVKHSKIKGIPKLDDANDAGGKHSSECTLILTEGDSAKSLAVSGLGVIGRDRYGVFPLRGKILNVREATHKQIMENAEINNIIKIVGLQYKKSYEDPESLRTLRYGKIMIMTDQDQDGSHIKGLLINFFHHNWPSLLKHTFLEEFITPIVKVNKNKQEFAFYSIPEFDEWKKQTDNFKTWHIKYYKGLGTSTSKEAKEYFADMEKHRIMFRYMGNEDDAAITLAFSKKKTDDRKEWLTNFMEDRRQRRMHGLPEQYLYGTQTKHLSYNDFINKELILFSNSDNERSIPSLVDGLKPGQRKVLFTCLKRNDKREVKVAQLAGSVAEMSAYHHGEQALMMTIVNLAQNFVGSNNANILQPLGQFGTRINGGKDAASPRYIFTMLSPLAKLLFPPLDSSLLKFLYDDNQKVEPEWYIPIIPMVLVNGAEGIGTGWACKIPNYDVREIVNNIYRMLSHQDPLPMLPSYKNFKGVIHELGQNQFMVSGEVSVLDKNTIEITELPVRTWTQAYKESVLEPMLQGTEKTPALINDYKEYHTDSTVKFVVRMSEEKLAQAEAAGLHKVFKLQSSLTCNSMVLFDHMGCLKRYDSVQDILKEFFELRLQYYRLRKDWLVGSLGAEAAKLSNQARFVLEKIEGRISIENKSKRELIRMLVQKGYESDPVVAWTKAQEKALEEDERDGNDSDASVDSGSTSGPNFNYILNMPLWCLSKEKVDELLKQRDHKKSELGDLQRKSPDDLWKGDLAVFVEELERVEAQEREDQSTGKGVKLVKGKVGKPKVKKMHLEETLPSPYGRRVEPTITQAMKAEACKKMTNRKKKGDSDLVVKMEFDDETAGLGAEGGTGENSLNSTSGSTKPKVPRVKKEREKKEPGAPRAPRKPATPKGTPAKKVKKRNPWSEDESKSDSDIEDSEPVVIPRDTKSQRASAAKPKYTFDFSEEEDEDADENGEDEAASSPVQSFKDSFAASEGTKRRYDDEDEDEEEDVYPPPKQSTTTSISAAKKNKEADVFSSKTAFSEKSNDSDGPKFDSDEDADGPIFSSYSSSSAFDKPAPAKKAKKPSEAAPKPRKAPAPKAKKPDKSVWDSDSDTGSKKQSAPALKGKGRGRKRKPSGSGEDDYSPMKKAGKAPTSKVSKSKKAAPTRPAVSDEEDVDSFSLSDAASRDRSGRAKKEVKYFAESGDEDEDQYDMFD